In the Kribbella sp. NBC_00482 genome, one interval contains:
- a CDS encoding L-erythro-3,5-diaminohexanoate dehydrogenase, protein MSSSPVGLHRVLAPFGVLPQAAERLDARPGIWPDEVRIAVERLNLDAASYRQLAEKHGGDGTAIRRAVLDIVKTRGKMQNPVTGSGGMLVGVVDEAGPDSPLGLAPGDRVATLVSLTLTPLQITDELRDWDGKSEQVPAQGHAILFARSIVAKLPDDLKPELSLAVMDVCGAPALTARVVRSYVDKGIKPVVSVIGGAGKSGSLSLAAARAAGAARTIGVVPVEHEQERLTAAGLADVVTLADARDPVALAKAVEEAGGPADITVVCVDVPGCEHGAVLSTASGGTVIFFSMATSFSAAALGAEGLAADVTMLVGNGYVPGHAGYAMELLRTEPGVRGLFESRLAED, encoded by the coding sequence GTGTCATCGAGCCCGGTAGGACTGCATCGTGTACTCGCGCCGTTCGGCGTGTTGCCGCAGGCGGCGGAGAGACTCGACGCCCGTCCTGGGATCTGGCCCGACGAGGTCCGTATCGCGGTGGAGCGGCTGAACCTGGACGCCGCGTCGTACCGCCAGCTCGCCGAAAAGCACGGCGGTGACGGTACGGCGATCCGCCGCGCGGTCCTGGACATCGTCAAGACCCGCGGCAAGATGCAGAACCCGGTCACCGGGTCGGGCGGCATGCTCGTCGGCGTGGTCGACGAGGCCGGCCCCGACTCGCCCCTCGGTCTCGCGCCTGGCGACCGAGTGGCCACGCTGGTCTCGCTCACACTGACCCCGCTGCAGATCACCGACGAACTGCGCGACTGGGACGGCAAGAGCGAGCAGGTACCAGCGCAGGGGCACGCGATCCTGTTCGCGCGATCGATCGTCGCGAAGCTGCCCGACGACCTGAAACCGGAGCTGTCGCTGGCCGTGATGGACGTCTGCGGCGCCCCGGCGCTGACCGCGCGCGTGGTGCGATCGTATGTCGATAAAGGCATAAAGCCTGTCGTGTCAGTAATTGGCGGCGCAGGTAAATCCGGGTCGTTGTCGTTGGCCGCTGCCCGCGCTGCCGGAGCTGCTCGCACGATCGGTGTCGTGCCGGTCGAGCACGAGCAGGAACGCCTGACCGCAGCCGGTCTGGCCGATGTCGTGACGCTGGCCGACGCCCGCGATCCGGTGGCTCTGGCGAAGGCGGTCGAGGAGGCCGGGGGACCCGCGGACATCACCGTGGTGTGCGTCGACGTACCGGGGTGTGAGCACGGAGCCGTCCTGTCGACGGCCTCGGGCGGCACCGTGATCTTCTTCTCGATGGCGACCTCGTTCTCCGCGGCCGCGCTCGGCGCGGAGGGGCTCGCCGCGGACGTGACGATGCTGGTCGGCAACGGGTACGTCCCGGGGCACGCGGGCTATGCGATGGAGCTGTTGCGGACCGAGCCGGGTGTCCGTGGTCTGTTCGAGAGCAGGCTGGCGGAGGATTAG
- a CDS encoding hotdog fold domain-containing protein: MSKATIGLTVTHRRYVPYSHAHYAGNLVDGAYVLALFGDVATEVCIQADSDEGLFASYSDVQFLQPLRAGDVVEVKATITRVGNRSRDLDFSAYVVCRGRPDQSESAAEVLAEPLEITRAKGTVVVPVG; encoded by the coding sequence GTGTCTAAGGCAACCATTGGACTGACGGTCACGCATCGTCGGTACGTTCCGTACAGCCACGCGCACTACGCCGGCAACCTGGTCGACGGCGCGTACGTGCTCGCGCTGTTCGGCGACGTCGCGACCGAGGTCTGCATCCAGGCGGACAGTGACGAAGGCCTGTTCGCGTCGTACTCCGACGTGCAGTTCCTGCAGCCGCTGCGGGCCGGCGACGTGGTCGAGGTGAAGGCAACGATCACGCGCGTCGGGAACCGCAGCCGCGACCTCGATTTCAGCGCGTACGTCGTGTGCCGCGGACGTCCGGACCAATCGGAGTCGGCGGCCGAGGTACTGGCCGAACCGCTGGAGATCACCCGGGCCAAAGGCACCGTCGTCGTCCCGGTTGGGTGA
- a CDS encoding Lrp/AsnC family transcriptional regulator, whose product MEDLDRKIVGLLASDGRMSFTDLGKATGLSTSAVHQRVKRLEQRGIIQGYAATVDHTALDLPLTALISIRPIDPSQPDDSPERLREVPEIESCYSVAGDSSYVLIVRVATPAALENLLAVIRARANVSTTTTIVLSTPYERRPPAL is encoded by the coding sequence ATGGAGGACCTGGACCGCAAGATCGTCGGGCTGCTCGCGTCCGACGGCAGGATGAGCTTCACCGACCTGGGCAAGGCGACCGGCCTGTCCACGTCGGCCGTACACCAGCGGGTGAAGCGGCTCGAGCAGCGCGGGATCATCCAGGGGTACGCCGCCACCGTCGACCACACCGCACTGGATCTGCCGCTGACCGCGCTGATCTCGATCCGGCCGATCGACCCGTCGCAGCCGGACGACTCACCGGAGCGGCTCCGGGAGGTCCCGGAGATCGAGTCCTGCTACTCGGTCGCCGGCGACTCCAGCTATGTCCTGATCGTCCGGGTCGCCACGCCGGCCGCGCTGGAGAACCTGCTGGCCGTGATCCGGGCGCGTGCGAACGTCTCCACGACCACGACGATCGTGCTGAGTACGCCGTACGAACGCCGTCCACCGGCCCTGTGA
- a CDS encoding 5'-3' exonuclease: MLLDTASLYFRAFFGVPDTMKAADGTPTNAIRGLLDFIARLADNHKPTHLVACWDDNWRPSWRVALIPSYKAQRVEFVSAKGEQVEDVPDRLEAQIPYIRACLEAIGIPVVGAPDHEADDVIGTLSHQATMPVDVVTGDRDLFQLIDDSRGIRVVYTAARGVGRAEVYDEKALLAKYEVPAQRYADFATLRGDASDGLPGVKGVGEKTAASLVTAYGDLDAIRAAAADPSTPMAPGVKKKIVAAADYLDVAPKVVAVAKDAPVGTYDATLPRAIKDPERWLDLVELLELGSSAQRVMAALDLGPKA; encoded by the coding sequence ATGCTGCTCGACACCGCGTCGCTCTATTTCCGGGCGTTCTTCGGCGTCCCGGACACGATGAAGGCTGCCGACGGTACGCCGACGAACGCGATCCGGGGGCTGCTCGACTTCATCGCCCGGCTGGCGGACAACCACAAGCCGACCCATCTGGTGGCGTGCTGGGACGACAACTGGCGACCGTCGTGGCGGGTCGCGCTGATTCCGTCGTACAAGGCGCAGCGGGTCGAGTTCGTGTCGGCGAAGGGCGAGCAGGTCGAGGACGTGCCCGACCGCCTGGAGGCGCAGATCCCGTACATCCGGGCCTGCCTGGAGGCGATCGGGATCCCTGTCGTCGGCGCGCCGGACCACGAGGCCGACGACGTGATCGGCACGCTGTCACACCAGGCGACGATGCCGGTCGACGTCGTCACCGGCGACCGTGACCTGTTTCAGCTGATCGACGACAGCCGCGGCATCCGGGTCGTCTACACGGCCGCCCGCGGCGTCGGACGGGCCGAGGTGTACGACGAGAAGGCGCTGCTCGCGAAGTACGAGGTCCCCGCTCAGCGGTACGCCGACTTCGCGACGCTGCGTGGTGACGCGTCCGACGGGCTGCCCGGAGTGAAGGGCGTCGGCGAGAAGACAGCCGCGTCGCTCGTCACGGCGTACGGCGATCTGGACGCGATCCGCGCCGCGGCCGCCGACCCGAGTACACCGATGGCGCCCGGGGTGAAGAAGAAGATCGTGGCTGCGGCCGACTACCTCGACGTCGCGCCGAAGGTGGTCGCGGTGGCGAAGGACGCGCCGGTCGGGACGTACGACGCGACGCTGCCGCGCGCGATCAAGGACCCGGAACGCTGGCTGGATCTCGTCGAACTGCTCGAACTCGGCAGTAGCGCCCAACGCGTCATGGCGGCGCTCGACCTGGGCCCCAAAGCATGA
- a CDS encoding HAD family hydrolase, translating into MKVLLSDLFSTLISGGDDERDEVNARMGAALGVDAVAFQRAFDASSYERFIGAYGDLPNTLRVIAERCGGMPTDEQVQEATGLRRALAQRLLGRAPVATLETLAAFKAAGWRIGLVSNITAETQVQWPTSPLAQYFDATAFSAEVGAAKPEPAIYEIACAALGADPGDCIYVGDGNDNELPAAAALGMHAIRTTEHADSDRTWSGPTITTYAELTTYLAQ; encoded by the coding sequence GTGAAGGTCCTGCTGAGCGACCTGTTCAGCACGCTGATCTCCGGCGGGGACGACGAGCGGGATGAGGTCAACGCGCGGATGGGCGCCGCGCTCGGGGTCGACGCCGTGGCGTTTCAGCGGGCGTTCGACGCGTCGTCGTACGAGCGGTTCATCGGGGCGTACGGCGATCTGCCGAACACGCTGCGGGTGATCGCTGAACGGTGCGGTGGTATGCCGACCGACGAACAGGTGCAGGAGGCAACGGGCCTGCGGCGGGCGCTCGCGCAACGACTGCTCGGCCGGGCGCCGGTGGCGACGCTGGAGACCTTGGCCGCGTTCAAGGCGGCGGGCTGGCGGATCGGGCTGGTCAGCAACATCACCGCCGAGACCCAGGTCCAGTGGCCGACCAGCCCGCTCGCTCAGTACTTCGACGCAACCGCCTTCTCCGCCGAGGTCGGAGCCGCCAAGCCCGAGCCCGCGATCTACGAGATCGCCTGCGCGGCCCTCGGCGCCGACCCCGGCGACTGCATCTACGTTGGCGACGGCAACGACAACGAGCTCCCGGCCGCCGCCGCCCTCGGCATGCACGCGATCCGTACGACGGAACACGCGGACAGCGACCGAACCTGGTCCGGCCCGACAATCACGACGTACGCCGAGCTCACGACCTACCTGGCTCAGTAG
- a CDS encoding amidohydrolase, giving the protein MRTLLTNGSVYSPADPHATAIAFDDGVVTWLGDDTGASSYADGADEVIDLDGKLVTPAFVDAHVHTAGAGAVLTGLDLAGTTSLTDALDRLAAFAANLPEDAVIDGAGWDETAWPEGRPPTTEELDRAAGGRRVYLSRVDGHSGVISSALVQVAKDQEGYDETGRVERSANHAVRDALGDLIGPDQRRQDIEAALKAMAAKGIGAFHEMAAPHIGPLWELPIVRETAEQLGLAATLYWGEPGAFEHLGTYGLAGLAGDLNADGAIGSRTAALREPYADRADHRGHAYLTAEQIAEHVIACTERNVQAGFHCIGDQALDNIARGFELAAEKVGVQALVAARHRLEHVEMVDEATIATLARCGVVASVQPMFDGLWGGSDGMYAERVGDRWQGMNPFGSLARAGVVLAFGSDAPVTELGGWEAVRAAAFHHEQSERITVRAAFQAHTRGGWRAAGIDDAGVLAPSTAATYAIWHSDADLVVQTPDTRVAAWSTDPRAGVPVLPDLSQGTPTCLRTVVGGRVVYEAEGWSQ; this is encoded by the coding sequence GTGCGCACACTTCTGACGAACGGTTCCGTCTACTCGCCTGCCGACCCCCACGCGACCGCGATCGCGTTCGACGACGGGGTGGTGACCTGGCTCGGTGACGACACCGGCGCGAGTTCGTACGCCGACGGCGCGGACGAGGTGATCGACCTCGACGGCAAGCTGGTGACGCCGGCCTTCGTCGACGCCCATGTCCACACGGCCGGAGCCGGCGCGGTGCTGACTGGTCTCGACCTCGCCGGGACGACCTCGTTGACGGACGCCCTCGATCGGCTTGCAGCGTTCGCGGCGAACCTTCCGGAGGACGCGGTCATCGACGGCGCCGGCTGGGACGAGACCGCGTGGCCGGAGGGTCGCCCGCCGACCACCGAGGAGCTCGACCGCGCAGCGGGCGGCCGCCGCGTCTACCTGTCCCGTGTCGACGGCCACTCCGGCGTCATCTCGTCCGCTCTCGTCCAGGTGGCGAAGGACCAAGAGGGGTACGACGAGACCGGCCGCGTGGAGCGCTCCGCGAATCACGCCGTACGGGATGCCCTCGGCGACCTGATCGGGCCGGATCAGCGGCGGCAGGACATCGAGGCCGCGCTGAAGGCCATGGCCGCCAAGGGGATCGGCGCGTTCCACGAGATGGCCGCGCCGCACATCGGGCCGCTGTGGGAGCTACCGATCGTGCGCGAGACGGCTGAGCAGCTCGGCCTGGCCGCGACGCTGTACTGGGGTGAGCCGGGCGCCTTCGAACACCTCGGAACCTACGGTCTCGCCGGTCTTGCGGGTGACCTGAACGCCGACGGCGCCATCGGTTCGCGTACGGCGGCTTTGCGGGAGCCGTACGCCGATCGCGCCGACCACCGCGGCCACGCGTACCTGACGGCGGAGCAGATCGCCGAACACGTGATCGCCTGCACCGAGCGGAACGTGCAGGCCGGATTCCACTGCATCGGCGACCAGGCGCTCGACAACATCGCGCGCGGTTTCGAGCTCGCCGCCGAGAAGGTCGGCGTCCAGGCGCTCGTCGCGGCGCGACACCGGCTCGAGCACGTCGAAATGGTGGACGAGGCAACAATCGCGACGCTCGCGCGCTGTGGCGTGGTCGCGAGTGTGCAGCCGATGTTCGACGGCCTGTGGGGCGGTTCGGACGGTATGTACGCCGAGCGCGTCGGCGACCGCTGGCAGGGCATGAACCCGTTCGGTTCGCTGGCCCGCGCAGGCGTCGTACTGGCGTTCGGCTCGGATGCGCCGGTGACGGAGCTAGGCGGCTGGGAGGCCGTGCGCGCGGCGGCGTTCCACCACGAGCAGTCGGAACGGATCACGGTACGAGCAGCGTTCCAGGCGCACACGCGAGGCGGCTGGCGGGCCGCGGGGATCGATGACGCCGGAGTGCTCGCGCCCAGCACGGCCGCGACGTACGCGATCTGGCACAGCGATGCCGACCTCGTCGTACAGACGCCGGACACGCGCGTCGCCGCGTGGTCGACGGACCCGCGGGCCGGCGTACCGGTGCTGCCGGATCTGAGCCAGGGAACACCTACCTGCCTGCGAACCGTCGTCGGTGGTCGTGTGGTCTATGAAGCCGAGGGATGGTCGCAATGA
- a CDS encoding KamA family radical SAM protein: MTDLITPELTRSEQPRDRPRDGQPYVYRRAELVEPDWTRLPGWKDVTAEEWRSVQWQRSHCVKNVKQLRDVMGDLLEDRLYDDLTRDQAERATMSMLLPPQMLNTIVPAGADDYTEAFYADPVRRYMLPVFSDRRTDWPSHPHAARDSLHEHEMWATEGLTHRYPTKVLAEVLPTCPQYCGHCTRMDLVGNSTPVIDKLKFVAKPQTRLDDMLDYLRRTPGVRDVVVSGGDVANMPWPRLETFLMNLLEIENIRDIRLATKALMGMPQHWLSSDVLSGVERVARLARERGVMLAMHTHVNAAQSVTPLVAEASKAMLEAGLRDVRNQGVLMRGVNDSIPQLLDLCFALLDGANITPYYFYMCDMIPFSEHWRVSVKDAQHLQHGILGYLPGFATPRIVCDVPYVGKRWVHQLSEYDEVRGISYWKKNYRTGIEQQDPEALNRTYEYYDPIDTLPAAGQDWWTQHAGNHLAEAEARAAASRTTAEAQKLLDIN, from the coding sequence GTGACCGACCTGATCACCCCGGAGCTGACTCGTTCCGAGCAGCCCAGAGATCGGCCCAGGGATGGCCAGCCGTATGTGTACCGCCGCGCCGAGCTGGTCGAACCGGACTGGACCCGGCTGCCCGGCTGGAAGGACGTCACGGCCGAGGAGTGGCGCTCGGTGCAGTGGCAGCGGTCGCACTGTGTGAAGAACGTGAAGCAGCTGCGCGACGTGATGGGCGACCTGCTCGAGGACCGGCTGTACGACGACCTCACCCGGGACCAGGCCGAGCGCGCGACGATGTCGATGCTGCTCCCACCGCAGATGCTGAACACCATCGTTCCTGCCGGCGCGGACGACTATACGGAGGCGTTCTACGCGGACCCGGTCCGCCGCTACATGCTGCCGGTGTTCAGCGACCGCCGTACCGACTGGCCGTCGCACCCGCACGCGGCCCGGGATTCACTGCACGAGCACGAGATGTGGGCCACGGAGGGGTTGACCCACCGATACCCGACCAAGGTCCTCGCGGAGGTCCTGCCGACGTGCCCGCAGTACTGCGGTCACTGCACGCGGATGGACCTGGTCGGGAACTCGACGCCGGTGATCGACAAGCTCAAGTTCGTCGCCAAGCCGCAGACCCGGCTCGACGACATGCTCGACTACCTGCGCCGTACGCCGGGCGTCCGGGACGTCGTCGTCTCCGGCGGCGACGTGGCAAACATGCCCTGGCCGCGGCTCGAGACGTTCCTGATGAACCTGCTCGAGATCGAGAACATCCGCGACATCCGGCTCGCGACCAAGGCGCTGATGGGCATGCCGCAGCACTGGCTGTCCTCCGACGTCCTGAGTGGGGTCGAGCGGGTGGCCCGGCTCGCGCGCGAGCGCGGTGTCATGCTGGCGATGCACACGCACGTGAACGCGGCGCAGTCCGTGACCCCGCTGGTCGCCGAGGCGTCGAAGGCGATGCTCGAGGCCGGTCTGCGGGACGTGCGCAACCAGGGCGTGCTGATGCGCGGCGTCAACGACTCGATCCCGCAGCTGCTCGACCTGTGCTTCGCGTTGCTCGACGGCGCGAACATCACGCCGTACTACTTCTACATGTGCGACATGATCCCGTTCTCGGAGCACTGGCGGGTGTCGGTGAAGGACGCGCAGCACCTGCAGCACGGGATCCTCGGCTACCTCCCCGGCTTCGCGACCCCGCGCATCGTGTGCGACGTCCCGTACGTCGGCAAGCGCTGGGTGCACCAGCTGTCCGAGTACGACGAGGTGCGCGGCATCTCGTACTGGAAGAAGAACTACCGCACCGGCATCGAGCAGCAGGACCCCGAGGCGCTCAACCGCACCTACGAGTACTACGACCCGATCGACACGCTCCCGGCCGCGGGCCAGGACTGGTGGACCCAGCACGCCGGCAACCACCTGGCCGAAGCCGAAGCCCGAGCCGCCGCCTCCCGCACCACAGCCGAAGCCCAAAAACTCCTCGACATCAACTAA
- a CDS encoding OAM dimerization domain-containing protein, with translation MSIIRPYGDTTGDGMVQLSFTLPVPHDKRAEGAAVQLANKMGMDPALVVHSKPIGPDFTFFVVYGPVNHLVDTSKVEVIERDYPLLSPKEVNLAIRKGLRRRLTVVGACIGTDAHTVGIDAILNIKGFAGEKGLEYYREVKVVNLGAQVAVPELVRRAKADKADAILVSQVVTQREAHVLNTKEMSAAFREAYAEDSRPVLVAGGPRFTEQMAGELGVDRVFGRGTTPGEVASYLVDALVTRRHQYRLHSTENGAA, from the coding sequence GTGAGCATCATCCGGCCGTACGGCGACACCACGGGCGACGGGATGGTGCAGCTGTCGTTCACGTTGCCGGTCCCGCACGACAAGCGCGCCGAGGGCGCGGCGGTCCAGCTGGCCAACAAGATGGGCATGGATCCTGCCCTGGTCGTGCACTCGAAGCCGATCGGTCCGGACTTCACGTTCTTCGTGGTCTACGGCCCCGTGAACCACCTGGTCGACACGTCGAAGGTCGAGGTGATCGAGCGCGACTACCCGCTGCTGTCACCGAAGGAGGTCAACCTCGCGATCCGCAAGGGACTGCGCCGCCGGCTGACCGTGGTCGGCGCCTGCATCGGCACCGACGCGCACACTGTCGGTATCGACGCGATTCTCAACATCAAGGGGTTCGCGGGGGAGAAGGGCCTGGAGTACTACCGCGAGGTGAAGGTCGTGAACCTCGGCGCGCAGGTCGCCGTACCCGAGCTGGTCCGGCGGGCCAAGGCCGACAAGGCCGACGCGATCCTGGTGTCGCAGGTGGTCACGCAGCGCGAGGCGCACGTGCTCAACACCAAGGAGATGTCCGCGGCGTTCCGGGAGGCGTACGCCGAGGACTCGCGGCCCGTACTTGTTGCCGGCGGCCCCCGTTTCACCGAGCAGATGGCCGGCGAGCTCGGCGTCGACAGGGTATTCGGCCGCGGTACGACGCCGGGCGAAGTGGCCAGCTATCTCGTCGACGCGCTAGTGACTCGGCGTCACCAGTACAGACTGCATTCAACCGAAAACGGGGCTGCATAA
- the lnt gene encoding apolipoprotein N-acyltransferase translates to MPRVVVAVAAGALLGFAFEPHDHPWLTIVAVPLFLAALNGISMKAGFLVGAGFGIAYYAVLVPWLSIIGGDAAIALAILEGLFYAVFGLFATQVLKLKLWALWIPCLWVATEFATASVPFGGFPWGRLAWAFSDDSLGKLAAYVGIPGLSFVVAFVGVLLYAVLRRGTALRLRAVALVAGLAIVFGSALIHLSIEGDGQTVRAAMVQGNVPGKGLEFLGRARTVTRNHLQATLDLQKRVEAGTEMKPDVVIWPENSTDIDPYKDAETRADIETAVKAVGVPILVGAVTEGPGENERQTTGIVWDPVTGPGQRYAKRHPVPFGEYIPFRDQLLPYIKRLEMIGAQTVPGVGPGVMPIRGVTYGDVICFELAYDNVIHDVVKGGAQVLIVQTNNATYGGTGQPEQQFAITRMRAIETGRTVLIASTSGISGVIRPDGSVEHKSAQFVPDVYVATVPVQNRQTLAMTLGGWPEWVLTGLGLLGLALALVKRRRGRTDETPPPAATPSREKVPV, encoded by the coding sequence ATGCCCCGGGTGGTGGTGGCGGTGGCCGCCGGTGCGCTGCTCGGGTTCGCGTTCGAACCGCATGATCATCCCTGGCTGACGATCGTCGCCGTACCGCTGTTCCTCGCCGCGCTCAACGGGATCTCGATGAAGGCCGGCTTCCTGGTCGGCGCCGGGTTCGGGATCGCGTACTACGCCGTCCTCGTGCCCTGGCTGAGCATCATCGGCGGCGACGCCGCGATCGCGCTGGCGATCCTCGAGGGACTGTTCTACGCAGTCTTCGGATTGTTCGCGACGCAGGTCCTGAAGCTGAAGCTGTGGGCGCTGTGGATCCCGTGCCTGTGGGTCGCGACCGAGTTCGCGACCGCGTCGGTGCCGTTCGGCGGGTTCCCGTGGGGCCGGCTCGCGTGGGCGTTCTCCGACGACTCCCTGGGCAAGCTGGCCGCGTACGTCGGCATCCCGGGCCTCAGCTTCGTCGTCGCGTTCGTCGGCGTCCTGCTGTACGCCGTACTGCGCCGGGGGACCGCGCTCCGCCTGCGGGCCGTGGCGCTCGTCGCGGGGCTGGCGATCGTGTTCGGGAGTGCCTTGATCCACCTGTCGATCGAGGGCGACGGGCAGACCGTGCGGGCCGCGATGGTGCAGGGCAACGTGCCGGGCAAGGGGCTCGAGTTCCTGGGCCGGGCGCGGACCGTCACCCGCAACCATCTGCAGGCGACGCTCGACCTGCAGAAGCGGGTCGAGGCCGGGACCGAGATGAAGCCGGACGTGGTGATCTGGCCGGAGAACTCGACCGACATCGACCCGTACAAGGACGCGGAGACCCGCGCCGACATCGAGACCGCGGTGAAGGCGGTCGGCGTACCGATCCTGGTCGGCGCCGTCACCGAGGGGCCGGGGGAGAACGAGCGGCAGACCACCGGCATCGTCTGGGATCCCGTGACCGGGCCCGGGCAGCGGTACGCGAAGCGGCACCCGGTGCCGTTCGGTGAGTACATCCCGTTCCGCGACCAGTTGCTGCCCTACATCAAGCGGCTCGAGATGATCGGCGCGCAGACCGTGCCGGGTGTCGGGCCGGGCGTGATGCCGATCCGCGGGGTCACGTACGGCGATGTGATCTGCTTCGAGCTCGCGTACGACAACGTCATCCATGACGTGGTCAAGGGCGGTGCCCAGGTGCTGATCGTGCAGACCAACAACGCGACGTACGGCGGGACGGGTCAGCCCGAGCAGCAGTTCGCGATCACGCGGATGCGGGCGATCGAGACCGGGCGCACCGTGCTGATCGCGTCGACGAGCGGGATCTCCGGTGTGATCCGCCCGGACGGCTCGGTCGAGCACAAGTCGGCGCAGTTCGTGCCGGACGTGTATGTCGCGACTGTCCCGGTGCAGAACCGTCAGACGCTGGCGATGACTCTCGGCGGCTGGCCGGAGTGGGTTCTCACCGGGCTCGGTCTGCTCGGTCTGGCGCTGGCGCTGGTCAAGCGCCGCCGTGGGCGCACGGACGAGACCCCGCCGCCGGCCGCGACGCCCAGCCGCGAGAAGGTCCCGGTCTGA
- a CDS encoding lysine 5,6-aminomutase subunit alpha has translation MKKKLDLDPVTVRKARSLARKAGKPIVNLARQHTTVSVERAVLRLTGLTGADTEGIPWVNRLADTVRADVGLEHGLALPVWDALLRGEAEDLAVLAQKAASGSVTFRMPEGRDAVRARSAARKAAAAGMKRIDGRRRERDRLVKRHGDPEQRPWIYLIVATGDIYEDIPQAQAAAREGADIIAVIRSTGQSLLDYVPEGATREGFAGTYATQENFRLMRAALDESSRELGRYVRLTNYASGLCMPEIATLAGLERLDMMLNDSMYGILFRDINPIRTFVDQRFSRQIHARAGIIINTGEDNYLTTADAVDAAHTVTVSQLLNEYFAKEAGLEDWQLGLGHAFEINPDIPDSFRLELAHAMLARQLFPNAPLKWMPPTRHMTGDVFRGYLLDGFFNLVGAMTGQGILLVGMMTEAVVTPWISDRDLALQNVRYVLGAAGNLHEDFRPEPNGFIAQRARQVLGESVELLDRIVDDGLLNAIGDGTFGLMKRPQDAGRGLDGVARKSPAYYNPAVELLEEGQ, from the coding sequence ATGAAGAAGAAGCTGGACCTCGATCCAGTCACCGTCCGGAAGGCGCGCAGCCTCGCGCGCAAGGCCGGGAAGCCGATCGTCAACCTGGCACGGCAGCACACGACGGTGTCGGTCGAGCGAGCGGTACTGCGGCTCACCGGGCTGACCGGTGCCGACACCGAGGGCATCCCGTGGGTGAACCGGCTCGCGGACACCGTGCGCGCGGACGTCGGTCTCGAGCACGGTCTCGCGTTGCCGGTGTGGGACGCGCTGCTCCGCGGTGAGGCCGAGGACCTTGCAGTGCTGGCGCAGAAAGCCGCGTCGGGCTCGGTCACGTTCCGGATGCCTGAGGGGCGCGACGCCGTACGCGCACGATCCGCCGCACGCAAGGCGGCGGCTGCCGGGATGAAGCGGATCGACGGGCGGCGCCGGGAGCGGGACCGGCTGGTCAAGCGGCACGGCGACCCGGAGCAGCGGCCGTGGATCTACCTGATCGTTGCCACCGGCGACATCTACGAGGACATCCCGCAGGCGCAGGCGGCCGCGCGCGAAGGGGCCGACATCATCGCGGTGATCCGGTCGACGGGGCAGTCGCTGCTCGACTACGTGCCGGAGGGCGCGACCCGCGAGGGGTTCGCCGGCACGTACGCGACGCAGGAGAACTTCCGCCTGATGCGGGCCGCGCTGGACGAGTCGTCTCGCGAATTGGGCCGGTACGTCCGGCTGACCAACTACGCGTCCGGTCTGTGTATGCCGGAGATCGCGACGCTGGCCGGGCTCGAGCGGCTCGACATGATGCTGAACGACTCGATGTACGGGATCCTCTTCCGCGACATCAACCCGATCCGGACGTTCGTCGACCAGCGGTTCAGCCGCCAGATCCACGCCCGCGCCGGGATCATCATCAACACCGGCGAGGACAACTACCTGACCACGGCGGACGCAGTCGATGCCGCGCACACGGTGACGGTCTCGCAGCTGCTGAACGAGTACTTCGCCAAGGAGGCCGGGCTCGAGGACTGGCAGCTGGGCCTCGGGCACGCGTTCGAGATCAACCCGGACATCCCGGACTCGTTCCGGCTCGAGCTCGCGCACGCGATGCTGGCGCGGCAGCTGTTCCCGAACGCGCCGCTCAAGTGGATGCCGCCGACCCGGCACATGACCGGTGACGTGTTCCGCGGGTACCTGCTGGACGGGTTCTTCAACCTGGTCGGTGCGATGACCGGGCAGGGCATCCTGCTGGTCGGCATGATGACCGAGGCGGTCGTGACGCCGTGGATCTCCGACCGCGACCTGGCGCTGCAGAACGTCCGCTACGTCTTGGGTGCCGCAGGCAACCTTCACGAGGACTTCCGGCCGGAGCCGAACGGCTTCATCGCGCAGCGTGCCCGGCAGGTGCTGGGGGAGTCGGTCGAACTGCTGGACCGGATCGTCGACGACGGCCTGCTGAACGCGATCGGCGACGGCACCTTCGGCCTGATGAAGCGCCCGCAGGACGCCGGCCGTGGCCTGGACGGGGTCGCGCGCAAGTCGCCGGCGTACTACAACCCGGCGGTCGAGTTGTTGGAGGAGGGCCAGTGA